A stretch of Desulfitobacterium dichloroeliminans LMG P-21439 DNA encodes these proteins:
- a CDS encoding LuxR C-terminal-related transcriptional regulator produces the protein MHKGSQQGDAMFSKAFLFIKSKLGKLKLEVKHVSTSGIPMRIRLFMFLIVLVLTMLLGVVAILLVTGSFNVGRNEDSKSMHRELSHLSSDISKQLGNLSVYAVDLSRGLSESIEKNLQKRGLQVTDLQSHPEILEDIIENEYERLLFSLQKAKSSGVFIVLDATVNPNLENAANSRAGLYIKNMEPNIISSSTPTIHVLYGFPQIARKNLLPLHSQWTMEMDTREAEYYKGPLEQAKRYRLPLSRLYYWSPSLTLPGTSEKVILCSIPLLDSNGNVFGVCGFEVSAMLFKLANMPDNSNYSRIFCMLSPINDTVLNTSEALFAGGYLALDSGLPGQSLRISKGSKYLDTYQWEEKVAFIGIHEEVQLYPKGSAFENQKWAVAVMLPQKDMVSTFTYAKLQLTFLCLILFIVGVVLSSFISRRYLKPITEGLDIIKSKDFSSAPVTKIPEIDDLIQFLSVHNEEPLPKPETGLSEVVFEEFVKKTKTLSPAERAVFDLYLQGHTAKEITQILCLSINTIKTHNKRIYMKLNVASREDLLNYVNRLKAMGWELKG, from the coding sequence GTGCATAAGGGCAGTCAGCAAGGTGATGCTATGTTCTCTAAAGCATTTTTATTTATTAAAAGTAAATTGGGGAAGTTAAAGCTTGAGGTGAAGCATGTCAGCACCTCAGGTATTCCCATGCGCATTAGACTCTTCATGTTTCTGATCGTGCTTGTTTTAACTATGCTTTTGGGAGTCGTTGCCATCCTTTTGGTGACGGGATCCTTTAATGTTGGGCGCAATGAAGATTCAAAATCAATGCATAGGGAACTGTCCCATTTGAGTAGTGATATTTCTAAGCAATTGGGAAATCTTTCTGTTTATGCAGTGGATCTATCCAGAGGCCTATCAGAAAGTATAGAAAAGAATCTACAGAAACGGGGACTTCAGGTCACAGATTTACAAAGTCATCCAGAGATCCTTGAAGATATAATAGAAAACGAATACGAACGCCTTTTATTTTCGCTGCAAAAGGCCAAGAGTAGTGGGGTCTTTATCGTTTTAGATGCGACGGTGAACCCCAATCTCGAGAATGCTGCTAATTCTCGAGCGGGGTTGTATATAAAAAATATGGAACCCAATATTATCAGTTCATCAACCCCAACGATTCATGTTCTGTACGGTTTTCCGCAAATCGCTCGTAAAAATTTGCTCCCTCTCCATTCTCAATGGACCATGGAAATGGATACGAGGGAGGCTGAGTACTACAAAGGGCCACTCGAGCAGGCAAAAAGATATCGGCTACCTCTTTCCCGTCTTTATTATTGGAGCCCTTCCCTTACGTTGCCTGGGACCAGTGAAAAGGTTATCCTCTGTTCTATTCCGTTGCTGGATTCGAATGGCAATGTGTTTGGGGTGTGTGGCTTTGAGGTCAGCGCCATGTTGTTCAAGCTTGCAAACATGCCCGATAATAGCAACTACAGTCGCATTTTCTGTATGCTTTCTCCCATAAACGATACTGTACTCAATACCTCGGAAGCCCTGTTTGCAGGGGGGTATCTTGCTCTGGACAGCGGATTACCTGGCCAGTCCCTCCGGATTTCAAAAGGATCGAAATACTTAGATACCTATCAATGGGAAGAAAAAGTTGCATTTATCGGAATACATGAGGAGGTTCAGCTTTATCCCAAGGGCTCAGCCTTTGAAAATCAAAAGTGGGCTGTAGCCGTTATGTTGCCACAGAAAGATATGGTATCGACCTTTACCTATGCGAAGCTACAGTTAACTTTTCTGTGCCTGATTCTATTTATTGTGGGAGTTGTCTTATCCTCCTTCATTAGTCGCCGTTATCTCAAACCCATTACGGAAGGTTTGGATATTATTAAATCCAAGGACTTTAGCAGTGCTCCGGTTACAAAAATACCTGAGATCGATGACTTGATACAGTTTCTCTCCGTACACAATGAGGAACCCTTGCCAAAGCCTGAGACAGGTTTATCTGAAGTTGTATTTGAAGAATTCGTTAAAAAAACCAAGACCCTTTCACCAGCGGAACGGGCTGTTTTTGATCTTTATCTCCAAGGGCATACGGCGAAAGAAATCACGCAAATCCTTTGCTTGAGTATAAACACCATCAAAACACATAATAAACGTATCTACATGAAGCTTAATGTGGCCTCCCGAGAAGATTTGCTGAATTACGTCAATAGATTAAAAGCGATGGGATGGGAGTTAAAAGGATAA
- the motA gene encoding flagellar motor stator protein MotA, translated as MEISTLIGLVLGFTAVGVGMVLKGSSLTALLNPAAILIIIVGTIATIFIGFTMEDLKRIPKLFKIMFTKPKTISKKELVKQFAEWTTVSRREGILSLENRVEEIDDEYLRKGMGMAIDGNDSEFIRDVLFEDISAMEERHRDGALIFSQMGTYAPTLGVLGAVVGLIAALSNLNEVEALGHLISAAFVATLLGIFTGYVLWHPMANKLKLLSRREAELKRMMLEGILSIQAGDNVNAIHNKLFVYLSSTERKQLTEEIDNEKT; from the coding sequence ATGGAGATATCTACACTAATTGGTTTGGTACTGGGATTTACCGCTGTGGGTGTTGGTATGGTTCTTAAGGGATCAAGCCTCACCGCCCTTCTCAATCCAGCGGCGATATTGATCATTATCGTGGGGACGATTGCCACGATTTTCATTGGATTTACCATGGAAGACCTCAAAAGGATACCTAAGCTTTTTAAGATAATGTTTACTAAGCCAAAAACCATTTCGAAGAAAGAACTTGTGAAGCAATTCGCTGAGTGGACGACGGTGAGTCGTCGTGAAGGGATATTGTCGTTAGAAAATCGTGTCGAAGAGATTGATGACGAATACTTAAGAAAAGGTATGGGTATGGCTATCGACGGCAATGATTCCGAGTTTATTCGGGATGTGCTTTTTGAGGACATCTCTGCTATGGAAGAAAGGCATCGGGATGGCGCGCTTATATTTTCACAAATGGGAACGTACGCCCCAACTCTTGGTGTATTAGGAGCGGTAGTCGGTCTCATTGCTGCTTTAAGTAATTTAAACGAGGTTGAAGCCTTAGGACACCTAATCTCTGCAGCCTTTGTAGCGACCTTATTGGGGATCTTTACGGGTTATGTGCTTTGGCATCCGATGGCCAATAAGTTAAAGCTTCTATCAAGACGAGAAGCAGAACTAAAACGAATGATGCTAGAGGGGATTTTGTCCATCCAAGCAGGTGATAACGTGAATGCCATCCATAACAAACTTTTCGTCTATCTTTCCTCAACTGAGCGTAAACAACTAACCGAGGAGATTGACAATGAAAAGACATAA
- a CDS encoding flagellar motor protein MotB — MKRHKKEHHEEHMDETWLVPYSDILTLLLALFIILFAASQIDQKKYESIMSGFNSAFTGGPSVFESTSEMNINITDDNAGKNNEQITTETDRLALGRLREEQDMMAIKTRIDQYIGENNLTAQLETSITGEKLIISIRDYALFDSGSALVKTEAQKLAFIISDVLREYTNYNIEVAGHTDNLPINTPAFPTNWDLSVQRSLNFMKNLLQSGDLDQSRFRSIGYAEYNPIASNDTEAGRAANRRVEVNIIRNFGR; from the coding sequence ATGAAAAGACATAAGAAAGAGCATCATGAAGAGCATATGGACGAAACTTGGCTCGTACCGTATTCAGATATCTTAACCTTGTTGCTGGCTCTTTTCATTATTTTATTTGCTGCGAGTCAAATAGATCAGAAGAAATATGAGAGTATCATGTCCGGATTCAATAGTGCCTTTACAGGAGGCCCAAGTGTTTTCGAATCGACAAGCGAGATGAATATTAATATCACGGACGACAATGCAGGGAAAAATAATGAGCAAATTACCACTGAAACCGATAGACTTGCTCTGGGCAGACTTAGAGAAGAACAAGATATGATGGCTATAAAGACAAGGATAGATCAATACATAGGAGAGAACAATTTAACTGCCCAACTCGAAACTAGCATAACAGGGGAAAAGTTAATCATCAGCATCCGGGATTATGCGTTGTTTGACTCGGGTTCCGCCTTGGTCAAGACTGAAGCCCAAAAACTGGCCTTCATCATTTCTGACGTCTTAAGGGAATACACTAATTATAATATTGAGGTCGCAGGGCATACGGATAACCTCCCCATCAATACTCCGGCGTTCCCGACGAATTGGGACCTTAGTGTCCAAAGATCATTGAATTTTATGAAGAATCTACTCCAATCCGGTGATTTGGATCAATCAAGGTTCCGTTCCATTGGCTATGCGGAGTATAATCCTATAGCTTCAAATGACACAGAAGCTGGACGGGCGGCGAATCGTCGTGTGGAAGTCAACATCATACGAAATTTTGGCAGGTAA
- a CDS encoding DUF2179 domain-containing protein — translation MNQGVLLILLIMTINIVYVSLTTVRFILMIKGLKEYASILSMIEVFVYISGLTIILNNLNNYWNIAAYCIGFGIGVYLGSRIEERLALGYITAQVIIDSLDDTLPITLRKKGFGVTTWVGDGRDEKRLVMLVLTKRNRQKELLDIIDESTLNSFILFQEAKGFRGGFWEGRR, via the coding sequence ATGAATCAAGGCGTTTTGTTAATTCTTCTAATCATGACAATTAATATCGTTTATGTATCGCTGACAACGGTTCGGTTTATTCTTATGATTAAGGGATTAAAAGAGTACGCTTCCATATTGTCTATGATTGAAGTGTTTGTGTATATATCCGGACTGACGATTATTCTCAACAATTTGAACAATTACTGGAATATCGCAGCGTATTGCATCGGCTTCGGAATCGGCGTGTATCTCGGGAGCAGGATTGAAGAAAGACTGGCACTTGGGTATATTACTGCCCAAGTTATTATCGATTCACTTGATGATACCCTACCAATAACGTTACGTAAAAAAGGTTTCGGTGTGACAACCTGGGTGGGGGACGGCCGAGATGAAAAACGCTTGGTGATGCTTGTATTGACCAAGAGAAACCGTCAGAAGGAGCTATTAGACATTATTGACGAGTCGACTCTAAATTCTTTTATATTATTCCAGGAAGCTAAAGGCTTCAGAGGGGGTTTTTGGGAGGGGAGAAGGTAG
- a CDS encoding DMT family transporter, whose product MINKKHSAIMAAIFAAMLFGFSAPVSKLLLVKIPPTLLAALLYLGAGLGMAIISLSKRLTGHKYREAKLDRNDLPFVLAMIGLDIAAPVFLMIGLTMSSSANVALLGNFEIVATSLIALLLFKESIGRRLWGAIVLITLASIILSVEDLGSFTFSLGSIFVLLSCLCWGFENNCTRMLSIKDPLDVVIVKGLGSGFGALLLTFILKEPLSNLSVYIMFALLLGFFAYGLSIFFYVSAQRELGAARTSTYYAIAPFIGVGLSFAIFRVPPTVSFLIALLIMIAGAYFAANEKHKHTHTHPALVHEHRHYHTDAHHNHTHNESINQEHSHVHTHDLLSHAHSHTPDIHHSHVH is encoded by the coding sequence TTGATAAACAAGAAACACTCCGCAATTATGGCGGCAATTTTTGCCGCAATGCTCTTTGGTTTCAGCGCACCTGTTTCCAAACTACTGCTAGTAAAGATTCCGCCAACCTTGTTGGCCGCCCTACTTTATCTAGGAGCAGGTCTAGGAATGGCCATAATCAGTTTAAGCAAACGTCTTACCGGTCACAAATACCGCGAAGCCAAGCTGGACAGGAATGATCTGCCCTTTGTCTTAGCCATGATTGGTCTGGATATTGCTGCTCCCGTGTTTTTAATGATTGGCTTAACCATGAGTTCATCTGCTAATGTTGCACTCTTGGGCAATTTTGAAATCGTTGCGACTTCCTTAATCGCATTACTGCTTTTCAAAGAATCTATCGGTCGGCGCTTATGGGGTGCAATCGTCCTGATTACCCTCGCCAGCATTATTCTATCCGTAGAGGATTTAGGTAGTTTTACCTTCTCCTTGGGCTCAATATTCGTGCTACTCTCCTGCCTTTGCTGGGGCTTCGAAAATAATTGCACTCGCATGCTCTCCATTAAGGACCCCTTAGATGTTGTCATCGTCAAAGGACTAGGGTCAGGCTTTGGAGCTTTATTGCTGACTTTCATTCTGAAAGAGCCGCTAAGCAATCTGAGTGTCTATATTATGTTTGCCCTTTTACTGGGCTTCTTCGCCTATGGACTCAGCATTTTCTTCTATGTTTCAGCCCAGCGAGAACTTGGTGCAGCCAGAACCAGTACTTATTATGCTATCGCTCCCTTTATTGGAGTAGGTCTATCTTTCGCGATTTTCAGGGTACCCCCGACCGTTTCTTTCCTGATCGCTCTACTGATTATGATTGCAGGCGCTTATTTTGCCGCCAATGAAAAACACAAGCATACGCATACACACCCTGCCCTAGTCCACGAGCACCGACATTATCATACTGACGCTCACCATAATCACACCCATAACGAATCTATCAATCAAGAGCACAGCCATGTGCACACCCACGACCTTCTTAGTCACGCTCATAGCCACACTCCTGATATTCATCATAGTCATGTGCACTGA
- a CDS encoding DUF4153 domain-containing protein: protein MSVFIQSTLQGFKGAIKAFQRFPASIASALGFAIVTMIRIQLDWPEQEPYNFLFNCLHWSFALGAVFSLAVITGAYTRYNHKKSFLTANLLGAAAVVVTFLVLYFFGGTYPSLEKSSFATISSLAEARVSVAILLSLIAFIYLAGYPKEQSDFARSFFMTLKAYFIALIYGLVIMAGTAGVAGAIEALLYEGMSEKVYMYLGTLSGFVAFTIFVGYFPDFRRGYMDSHREVAQKQPRFIQVLFEYILVPIVLALTIVLLLWAGRTILSGMEASFLRLYGIATAYTIGGILLHIIITHSESGLARFYRRVYPLAALVILAFEAWAFVIQLEKSGLKTTEYFFIVIWIIALISAILLLIRKHDAHPTIALLTCVMAVLAVFPLVGYQALPVSAQVNRLENLLIDQGVLDNNQLIPAVTPPELAVRESITDAVTYLAYAENAKLPAWFDKRLAESSTFKTKLGFEQTWPEFEGPNGNTHSLVTILQLTPQGIDIGDYRWALNLQDYEYQKEQSSATLNGAQGTYHINWTRDPKTNMPTLRIELNDRVILEQTMDDYIKRISASYPPNDGRPAQVGLQDMSLQFDTPEVTVLLVFNRIEMNLDPQADRIFYGFDLSSLYMKEK, encoded by the coding sequence ATGAGTGTCTTCATTCAGTCAACATTGCAAGGTTTCAAAGGTGCAATTAAGGCCTTCCAAAGGTTCCCGGCTTCAATAGCTAGTGCTCTCGGATTTGCCATCGTAACCATGATAAGAATTCAACTGGATTGGCCCGAGCAAGAACCCTACAATTTCTTGTTTAACTGCTTGCATTGGTCCTTTGCACTGGGTGCGGTGTTCAGTCTGGCCGTGATTACCGGAGCGTATACTCGCTATAATCACAAAAAGTCCTTCCTTACCGCCAATCTGCTAGGAGCGGCAGCGGTAGTTGTAACATTTTTAGTGCTCTACTTTTTTGGCGGGACATATCCGTCTTTGGAGAAATCGAGCTTTGCGACCATCTCAAGCCTGGCTGAAGCCCGTGTCAGTGTAGCTATCCTGCTCAGCCTTATTGCTTTTATCTATTTAGCCGGATACCCAAAAGAGCAGTCAGATTTTGCTCGCTCCTTTTTCATGACACTAAAGGCTTATTTCATTGCCCTGATCTATGGCCTAGTTATCATGGCTGGAACAGCAGGTGTTGCCGGAGCCATCGAAGCCCTTTTATATGAGGGGATGAGTGAAAAGGTCTATATGTACCTCGGAACCTTATCTGGATTTGTGGCCTTTACAATTTTCGTCGGTTATTTTCCGGATTTCCGTCGGGGGTATATGGATTCCCACCGCGAGGTGGCTCAGAAACAGCCGCGCTTTATCCAAGTTCTTTTTGAATACATTCTCGTTCCCATCGTGCTGGCGTTGACTATTGTTCTGCTACTTTGGGCGGGTAGGACGATCCTAAGTGGTATGGAAGCTTCATTCCTGAGACTTTATGGGATTGCGACGGCTTATACCATCGGTGGAATTTTGCTTCATATTATAATTACCCACTCTGAATCAGGGCTAGCGAGATTTTATCGACGGGTTTACCCGCTGGCCGCTTTGGTGATCCTTGCCTTCGAGGCCTGGGCCTTCGTGATTCAGCTGGAGAAGTCAGGTCTCAAAACCACCGAATATTTCTTCATTGTTATTTGGATTATTGCCTTGATATCGGCAATTCTTCTCCTCATACGAAAGCATGATGCTCATCCAACGATCGCTCTTCTCACTTGTGTTATGGCTGTTTTAGCGGTCTTCCCTCTGGTAGGTTACCAAGCTTTGCCGGTCTCTGCGCAAGTTAACCGGCTTGAGAATTTACTAATTGACCAGGGAGTACTGGACAATAATCAGTTAATCCCAGCAGTAACTCCACCGGAGCTGGCGGTACGGGAGTCAATTACCGATGCAGTGACTTATCTTGCTTACGCAGAGAATGCGAAGCTTCCGGCTTGGTTTGATAAGCGCCTGGCTGAAAGTAGCACCTTCAAGACTAAACTAGGTTTCGAACAAACCTGGCCTGAATTCGAGGGCCCTAATGGGAATACGCATTCTTTGGTAACCATCCTCCAATTAACCCCCCAGGGAATCGACATCGGTGACTATCGTTGGGCTCTAAACCTGCAGGACTATGAATACCAGAAAGAACAATCTTCAGCTACCTTAAACGGTGCTCAAGGTACCTATCATATCAATTGGACGAGGGACCCGAAAACAAATATGCCCACCTTGCGAATCGAGCTCAATGATCGGGTGATTCTCGAGCAAACCATGGATGATTATATAAAGCGGATTTCTGCATCATACCCACCCAATGATGGACGCCCTGCTCAGGTCGGACTCCAAGATATGAGCTTACAGTTTGATACTCCGGAAGTGACTGTGCTGCTCGTGTTCAATCGTATCGAGATGAATCTAGATCCCCAAGCAGATCGGATTTTCTATGGATTTGACTTAAGCTCTCTTTATATGAAGGAAAAATGA
- a CDS encoding MerR family transcriptional regulator, which yields MIDEEKGLYTIGTVAELIAEHPETLRVWERNELIRPNREGYQRKYSNNDLIRLKFIKYLMHDKGLNIAGVKHLTSMYSCWYKRNCKGGALKNSSVGVNETKPCWKAEGTFCLVASDKSELCNSCEMLKGCTGCTGCNK from the coding sequence GTGATTGATGAAGAAAAGGGCCTATATACTATCGGTACCGTCGCCGAGTTAATAGCAGAACATCCTGAAACACTAAGGGTGTGGGAAAGAAATGAATTGATCCGACCCAATCGGGAGGGTTATCAAAGGAAATATTCCAATAATGACTTAATTAGATTAAAGTTCATCAAATACTTAATGCATGACAAGGGTTTGAATATAGCTGGAGTAAAGCACCTGACGTCCATGTACTCATGTTGGTACAAGCGTAATTGTAAGGGGGGGGCATTGAAGAATAGCTCAGTCGGTGTAAATGAAACTAAACCCTGTTGGAAGGCGGAAGGAACCTTTTGCCTCGTTGCGAGTGATAAAAGTGAACTATGTAATTCGTGTGAAATGCTAAAAGGTTGCACAGGATGTACCGGATGTAATAAATAG
- a CDS encoding Mrp/NBP35 family ATP-binding protein, with the protein MNNKDCEFEGAQCGDSCPSTSCTNKPIDLKEKTHELNSIKRVIGVVSGKGGVGKSLVTSMLAVLTHRQGYNVGILDADITGPSIPKMFGIKQKAKGSSSGILPVKSSSDINIMSVNLLLPKDDDAVILRGPIIAGTVKQFWTDVIWGDLDYLFLDMPPGTGDVPLTVFQSIPLDGIVIVTSPQDLVHMIVRKAYNMAKTMNIPILGIVENMSYIACPDCGKQIKMYGDSHIDTIAAELGIKVLGKMPIDPVIAELCDKGEIEKTTSDYIANAVDFIVKMPINGEVNSAK; encoded by the coding sequence TTGAATAACAAGGACTGTGAATTTGAAGGTGCGCAGTGTGGGGATTCCTGCCCTTCAACAAGCTGTACGAACAAACCCATTGATTTAAAGGAAAAGACCCATGAACTGAATTCAATTAAACGGGTTATTGGTGTTGTCAGTGGAAAAGGTGGTGTAGGTAAGTCTCTGGTAACGTCTATGCTTGCTGTATTGACGCATAGGCAAGGCTATAATGTTGGTATTTTGGATGCGGATATTACTGGCCCATCTATACCTAAGATGTTTGGCATTAAACAGAAAGCTAAAGGGAGTAGTTCGGGCATCCTTCCTGTGAAGTCCTCTAGCGATATTAATATTATGTCTGTAAATCTTTTATTGCCGAAGGATGATGATGCTGTCATTTTGCGAGGTCCAATCATAGCAGGGACGGTTAAGCAGTTTTGGACCGACGTGATTTGGGGTGATCTCGATTATTTGTTCCTTGATATGCCGCCGGGAACGGGTGATGTCCCCTTGACTGTATTCCAATCCATACCCCTAGATGGGATTGTCATTGTAACTTCCCCGCAGGATTTGGTTCATATGATTGTTCGCAAGGCCTATAATATGGCAAAGACGATGAACATCCCTATCTTAGGGATCGTTGAGAATATGAGCTATATAGCGTGCCCTGATTGTGGTAAACAGATCAAAATGTATGGTGACAGTCACATAGATACGATAGCTGCGGAACTTGGAATCAAAGTGTTAGGCAAAATGCCGATTGATCCTGTTATTGCTGAGCTTTGTGACAAAGGAGAAATTGAAAAGACGACTAGTGATTATATTGCGAACGCGGTTGACTTTATTGTAAAAATGCCTATAAACGGCGAAGTTAATAGTGCGAAATAG
- a CDS encoding redox-sensing transcriptional repressor Rex: protein MNRLKIPEVTIMRLSVYSRYIAELEDKGIITIASNDIAKGVGVTPPQVRKDFACFGEFGTRGVGYNVKDLHRHILRILSLDVDWNMAMVGIGNLGLALSSFRGFLERGFKITSFFDNDQNKIGTFINGVEILPVTRLVEVVKKNHTQIGIISVPAGYAQEIADLLVEGGVQAILNFAPVALNVQPGIKLRNVDLAVNLEVLTFNVSLKSKHLTKI from the coding sequence TTGAATAGATTAAAAATACCAGAAGTAACTATTATGCGACTGTCAGTTTATTCACGTTATATTGCTGAATTAGAGGATAAGGGCATTATAACTATAGCATCGAATGATATAGCTAAAGGAGTGGGAGTCACCCCCCCTCAAGTGCGTAAAGACTTTGCGTGTTTTGGGGAATTTGGCACGAGGGGAGTAGGTTATAATGTTAAGGATCTACATCGGCATATTCTAAGAATACTGAGCTTGGATGTTGATTGGAACATGGCTATGGTAGGCATTGGTAACTTAGGTTTAGCGTTAAGCAGTTTTCGAGGTTTCCTTGAACGTGGTTTTAAAATAACCAGTTTTTTTGACAATGATCAAAATAAAATTGGTACTTTTATTAATGGTGTGGAAATCCTGCCTGTGACTAGGCTTGTTGAAGTGGTAAAGAAAAACCACACCCAAATTGGCATCATTTCTGTCCCGGCGGGCTACGCTCAGGAAATAGCCGATCTTTTAGTCGAAGGAGGGGTACAGGCAATTCTCAATTTTGCTCCAGTAGCCTTAAACGTTCAGCCGGGTATTAAACTACGCAACGTCGATTTAGCAGTCAATTTGGAAGTTCTGACTTTTAACGTCAGCTTAAAATCAAAACACCTAACAAAAATCTAA
- a CDS encoding FAD-dependent oxidoreductase, with translation MSVKVLIVGGVAGGASAAARLRRLNEAMEIIIFERGEHISYANCGLPYYISGVIAERDALLVQTPGGMKDRFQIDVRTHSEVTRIFPEERVVEVQEKNGHIYRESYDELILSPGAAPVRPPIPGIDTIEAFVVRNVSDIDQIKGYIDEQQQQTAVVVGGGFIGLEMAENLSERGVQTTIIEMSNQVMAPLDFEMAAILHDHIFSKGVNLILEDGVKAFDKEENKTIITLQSGEQIQTDLTIIAIGVRPEIKLAKEAGLTIGDLGGIKVNEKLQSSDPHIYAIGDAIEVKHLITGEAALLPLAGPANKQGRIVADVISGRESRYKGTQGTSIAKIFDLVAASTGANEKILKKLGISYEISFTHSASNAGYYPGGKRLSIKLIFERNEGRVLGAQIVGSQGVDKRIDDIAGVIRREGTIYDLQELELAYAPPFSSAKDPVNMAGYVAENIIIGDVRTIQWYEVQKMNPKDVCIIDVRTEVERRGKFIVGSLHIPIDDLRNHLSELPKDKDIVLYCEIGLRGYLAYRILSQHGFTRVKNLNGGWVTYYPAVFG, from the coding sequence ATGAGCGTAAAGGTACTAATTGTTGGCGGCGTCGCCGGGGGAGCTAGTGCTGCTGCACGATTACGACGTTTGAATGAAGCAATGGAGATCATTATATTTGAGCGGGGAGAACATATTTCTTATGCCAACTGTGGCTTACCGTATTATATTAGTGGAGTCATTGCAGAGCGGGATGCTCTTCTTGTTCAAACACCAGGGGGCATGAAAGATCGCTTTCAAATCGATGTGCGAACTCATAGTGAAGTTACTCGCATATTCCCTGAGGAAAGAGTAGTAGAAGTACAAGAAAAGAACGGTCATATCTACCGAGAATCTTATGATGAATTGATACTTTCTCCTGGGGCAGCTCCGGTTCGTCCGCCTATTCCCGGTATTGATACTATTGAAGCTTTCGTAGTGCGTAATGTTTCAGATATTGATCAGATTAAGGGATATATCGATGAGCAGCAACAGCAAACCGCAGTAGTGGTTGGTGGTGGATTTATTGGCTTGGAAATGGCTGAGAATCTCTCTGAAAGAGGAGTACAAACAACAATTATAGAAATGAGCAATCAGGTCATGGCTCCTCTGGATTTTGAAATGGCCGCAATTCTGCATGATCATATTTTTAGCAAAGGAGTTAACCTCATTTTAGAAGATGGAGTAAAGGCTTTTGATAAAGAAGAGAACAAAACCATCATCACCCTTCAAAGTGGTGAGCAAATTCAAACGGATTTAACGATCATAGCTATCGGGGTCAGACCAGAAATAAAATTAGCAAAGGAAGCCGGACTGACTATTGGGGATTTAGGTGGAATAAAAGTTAATGAAAAACTACAGAGTTCTGATCCCCATATTTACGCCATCGGCGATGCTATTGAGGTAAAGCATTTAATAACCGGCGAAGCAGCGCTCTTACCTCTTGCTGGACCAGCCAATAAGCAAGGTCGCATTGTTGCTGACGTTATTTCTGGCAGAGAAAGCCGGTATAAGGGTACCCAGGGTACTTCTATTGCTAAGATTTTCGATTTAGTTGCGGCTTCGACTGGTGCGAACGAAAAGATTCTTAAAAAGTTAGGAATATCTTATGAAATATCATTTACACACTCCGCTTCCAACGCCGGGTATTATCCCGGAGGAAAAAGGTTATCCATAAAGCTTATATTTGAAAGAAATGAAGGGCGAGTATTAGGTGCGCAAATTGTCGGGTCACAGGGTGTCGATAAACGAATCGATGACATTGCTGGGGTAATCCGTCGCGAAGGTACCATATATGATTTGCAAGAACTTGAGTTGGCTTATGCCCCACCGTTTTCATCGGCTAAAGACCCAGTTAACATGGCTGGCTATGTGGCTGAAAATATTATTATTGGAGATGTTCGTACAATTCAATGGTATGAAGTGCAGAAGATGAACCCAAAAGATGTATGTATAATTGATGTGCGGACCGAAGTGGAACGAAGAGGAAAATTCATTGTCGGTTCCTTACATATACCGATCGATGATCTTCGCAACCATTTATCTGAACTTCCTAAGGATAAGGATATCGTTCTATACTGCGAGATCGGGTTGCGTGGATATTTAGCTTATCGGATTTTATCTCAACACGGATTTACACGAGTTAAGAATTTAAACGGAGGCTGGGTCACTTATTATCCAGCAGTGTTTGGTTAG